The genomic segment CAAATAACGTCGAAATGTACTAAAAATTGTCAAGAGTGAAAAGGAAAAGTTGCACTTTTGACTGCTATTTTTTTAAACTAAAATATGATAATTACGTATTAAAAAGTATCTTTGACTGATTATTTAATAATTTAAACTATTAATTTTAACCTTATATGGATTTTAATTTAACAGAAGAGCATAAAATGATTCAGCAAGCAGCAAGAGATTTTGCTCAAAATGAATTATTAGCTGGCGTTATTGAGCGTGACGAAAATCAAATTTTCCCTGCGGATCAAATAAAGAAGATGGGTGAGTTGGGTTTTATGGGAATGATGGTAGATCCTGAATACGGTGGAAGCGGATTGGATACTATTTCTTATGTATTAGCTATGGAAGAAATTTCCAAAGTTGATGCTTCAGCTTCAGTGGTGATGTCTGTCAACAATTCTTTGGTTTGTTGGGGCTTACAAACTTATGGAACTGAAGAACAAAAACGAGAATGGTTACCCAAACTAGCTTCAGGAGAAATTCATGGTGCTTTTTGTTTGAGTGAACCAGAAGCAGGAAGTGATGCAACCTCGCAAAAAACTACTGCTATAGATATGGGAGATCATTATTTGGTTAACGGTACAAAAAATTGGATCACTAATGGAAATTCCGCTTCATTTTATATCGTAATTGCACAAACAGATATTGACAAAAAGAGTAGAGGAATCAATGCCTTAATTATGACCAAAGATATGCCAGGGTTTTCTATTGGTCCGAAAGAGCAAAAAATGGGAATCAGAGGATCAGACACACATTCATTGATGTTCTCAGATGTTAAAGTACCCAAAGCTAATCGTATTGGTGAAGATGGTTTTGGATTTAAGTTTGCTATGAAAACATTGGCTGGTGGTCGTATTGGAATTGCTGCGCAAGCTTTAGGAATCGCTTCAGGTGCCTATGAATTAGCTTTAAAATATTCGAAAGAACGTAAGGCTTTCGGAACTGAAATTTGCAATCACCAAGCGATAGCATTTAAACTTGCTGATATGGCAGTTGCTATCGAAGCCGCTCGACACTTATGCATCAAAGCCGCTTGGGATAAAGATAACCATCATAATTACGATGTAAGTGGTGCTATGGCAAAATTATATGCTTCTCAAGTAGCTATGGATACTGCAATAGAAGCGGTTCAAATTCATGGCGGAAATGGATATGTAAAAGAATACCACGTAGAACGAATGATGCGTGACGCAAAAATTACGCAAATTTATGAAGGGACTTCTGAAATTCAGAAAATTGTAATTTCAAGAGCCGTTTTGGCAGATTAATTTTTATTCAAAATTTACTAAGGTTCTTATTCTTGTTTTTAAAGAATAAGAACCTTTTTTTATTTTTATTAAATAAAGAGATTTATTTGAGTTTGATTTTGTTTATTTTCGCTTTATGAAAAATATTATTGTAACCGGAACGAGTAGGGGTATAGGTTTAGAATTAGCATTACAATTTGCTTCAAAAGGGCATCATGTTTTAGCACTTTCTAGAACAATTCCTCAAACTCTTTTAGGTAATAAAAACATCAGTTGCTTATCAGTTGATTTAGCCATTGAATCAGACTTACAAAAAGTATCCGATTATATTTCTACAACATGGAAACAGGTTGATGCAATTGTACACAATGCGGGTAGTTTGTTATTAAAACCTTTTTCCGAAACTTCACAAGCTGATTTTGAAAGCATTTATAAAGTAAATGTTTTTGGTGTTGCCAATTTAACTCGCGTAGCATTACCGTATTTACAAAAAGGAAGTCATGTCGTAACGATTAGTTCGATGGGCGGAATTCAAGGTAGTTTAAAGTTTGCAGGTTTAGCAGCTTACAGTTCGAGTAAAGGTGCTGTCATTACACTTTCTGAATTGTTAGCCGAAGAATACAAAGAAAAAGGAATTGCATTTAACGTTTTGGCACTTGGAGCAGTTCAAACCGAAATGTTAGAAGAAGCGTTTCCAGGCTATCAGGCCCCAATTTCTGCAGCTAATATGGCTCAATACATTGTGGATTTTACGCTAACGGGTAATCGATATTACAACGGAAAAGTGTTGGAAGTTTCATCTACAAATCCTTAAATCAGTTTAGTTTTGAATGATACCCTAGCAAGATATATTCCGGAGCATGCAGTACGACCTGTTTTTGAATTAATTGTATCGAATCAAGTGCATCTTAAAATTGTTAACGAAAGACAAACCCGTCATGGCGATTATAGAAGATCATTAAATGGTAATCACGAAATTACGGTCAATGCTAGTTTAAATCAGTACAAGTTTTTGATTACGTTAATTCATGAAATTGCACATCTTGCAGCTTTTGAAAAATTTGGAAGACACATCAAACCACATGGCAATGAATGGAAAATTACTTTTCAACGTTTGATGGTTCCTTTCATTCGTCCAGAAATTTTCCCTCAGCATTTGTTGCCTTTATTAGCAAGACACTTCAGAAATCCATCTGCAAGTAGCGATACGGACACTACTTTATCATTGGCACTCAAACAATTTGACCAACAAAATGATAAAAATTATGTTTTTGAAATTCCATATGGAAGTATATTTCGAATTTCAAACGGCAAAATTTTCAAAAAAATAGCGGTGAGAACCAAACGCTTCGAATGTTTGGAAATTAGTACTGGTAAAACCTATTTATTTAATCCAAATGCAGAGGTAGAGTTGTTGAAAATTAATTAATGTCCGTTTAAAACGGCTTCTCTAACTTTTTTAAATAAATTAGAAGAATACACAAAATCAACCACTGCTTTATTATCGGTTTTGAAAATTTCTTCTTTTGTTCCTTCCCAAGCTTTTAATCCGTTTTTTAAGAATACAATTTTTTCTCCAATTTCCATAACGGAGTTCATATCGTGGGTGTTGATTACAGTTGTAATATTGTATTCTTTTGTGATTTCTTGAATTAAATTGTCAATTACCGTAGCTGTTTTTGGATCTAATCCAGAATTGGGTTCGTCACAAAATAAGTATTTTGGATTGTTTACAATGGCACGAGCAATAGCAACACGTTTTTGCATACCACCAGAAATTTCAGATGGCTTTTTGTGATGTGCCTCAACAAGATTAACACGATCAATTACAAAATCAACACGATCTTTAATCTCTTTTGGCGATTTATTGGTAAACATTTTTAATGGGAATCCAATATTTTCCTCAACGGTCATACTGTCAAAAAGTGCACTCCCTTGAAATACCATGCCAATTTCACTGCGCAGTTCCCGTTTTTCATCTTTATTCATTTGGCCATAAACTCTTCCATTAAAAGCAATAGTGCCTTTATCTATTTCATGAATACCCAATAACGATTTTAAAAAAACAGTTTTTCCTGATCCACTTTGTCCAATAACTAAACTTGTCTGTCCAGCTTCAAAATTGGTACTAATTCCTTTAAGTACTTTTTGACTACCAAATTTCTTTTCAACGTTTGTAACTTCAATCATTAGCTTAATAAAATTTGAGTGAGTAAATAGTTGACAATAATGATGACTACAGAAGTCCAAACAAATGAAATTGTACTTGCCTTACCAACTTCTAACGCGCCACCCTTCATATAATAACCATGAAAAGAAGGGATAGTTGCTAATATAAAAGCAAAAGCCAATGTCTTAATGAACGCATAAGTAATATGAAAAGGAATAAATTCTACTTGGAGTCCGTTTATAAATTCCGTTTCTGTTGCAAATCCGCCAAAAACGGCAGCTAAATACCCTCCAAATATTCCTAAAAACATGGCGATTCCAATAATAAAAGGATACAGGAATAAAGCTACAATTTTCGGGAATACTAAATAATTTAATGAGTTGACCCCCATTACTTCTAAAGCATCTATTTGTTCCGTAACTCTCATCGTTCCAATACTTGATGTAATAAATGAACCCATTTTACCTGCCATAATAATGGAAATAAAAGTGGGTGCAAATTCTAAAATCACGGATTGTCTGGTGGCAAATCCAATTAAATATCTTGGAATTAGCGGATTGGTTAAGTTTAAAGCCGTTTGAATGGCTACAACTCCACCCACAAAAAACGATATAAAACATACAATACCCAAAGAATCAATAATTAAATCTTCAATCTCTTTTAGGATGAGCTGTTTCATCACGCTCCATTTTACAGGTCGGTTGAACATGTCTTTCAACATGAGAAAATAACTTCCTATTTGGGTTAAATATTTGATGAGTATCATAATTTTTTAATTGTAAGCTAAATTACAAAAAATGAAATAGCTTTAGTCTAATTGATTTAGGAGTTTGAACTTTCTATTATTGAAAAAGTTTATTCTTCATTTTTTGAAGTCGATATTTTCTAATGAACTTCGCTTGTTCATCAGTAACTAACATAGGTTTGTTTGCTAATTTGGCTTTCCAAAAACCAAGTAAATAGTCTAAAAACAATAACGGTTTTCCCTTTCGGAGGGCTAATTTTAGTGAAGCAATTGCGGTAATAATGAAGCCGTAGCCCAAAGTATAAAATGCCTCGCCTTGTTTATATCGTGCGGTTTTATTGTAATTAGCTCCCGTTGGTTTTAAGTGTTTTACGTGTAAACTTTCATTAGTAACTACTTTCCAATTGTAAAATTTACACAATAATTCATCTACCGTATCCCAACCCATTTGTGCTCTCAATCCACCTATTTGTTTAAAAGTTGCTTTTCGATAGGCTTTTAAAGCACCCCGAATATGATCTTTATCGGTTAAATTTTCTAAAATCCATTCGCCATTTTTTTCGATGTAACAAAAACCACCTACCATTCCAATAGAGGAATCAGAGTTAAAATGCTGAATTATCGTTTCGAAATAGTTTGTTGGAAAAATCAAATCGGAATCTACTTTTACAATTAAATCATAGTCTTCGTCAATAGATTCTAATCCTTTTTGAAAAGCTTGGATAACTTTACTTCCGGGTAAATGAACTGCACTAGAGTTTTTGGTTACCAATGAAATCCAGGGGTATTTTTCGGCGAAAGCCAAAACTATTTCTGGAGTACTATCTGTTGAATTGTCATTCACTACAATTACTTTCGATGGAAGAACGGTTTGATCTGCCAACGATTGTAATGTTAAAGCAATAAATTGTTCTTCATTGTAAGTAGGAATAACGATATAATACTTCATTATTTAATTTTTTCGGCGTAAACGATGTAATATCTTGGCGTAAAGAAACGCAACAATGGTCTAAAACCAATCTTTTTCACAGGATGAGTAAATTTCTCCCTTGCGATGATTTTCCATCCCGTTTTTTCTAACAACCAATCCAATTGCCAATCTTCAAACTCGTGATAATGCCTATCCCACATATCTGTTTTGCTACGATAAGCGGGAGAAAACCACAATCGAAGCGGAATTGAAATCAACAATTTATCTGATTTTACATTTTGTAAAATAGTGTACGGATTTAATAAATGTTCGAAAATTTCAAACGCAGTAAAAACAGTGTAATCTTCGTTTTGTATCGCAGTTTGATTGTTATCTAAATCCTCTCCACTAGTATTTTTTACAGTATATCCATTTTCAATCATAATTTTTGAGAATGGATTAGGAACCCCTAAGTCAAAAATGGTTTCTGAAGTAGTAATGTGTTTTTGTAAAAATTCTAAAGTGTGTTTGAATCTTTTATTGGGAAACGTTTTTTCGTACATAGTATTGATGTGGGACAATTTGAAATTTCGTCCAATTTTGTTAAAGTAACAAAGATAAATAAAGTTTTGAATTTTGAACTTTTATGGAGCAGGATATCAATAAGAAATTCGCGGCTTTGAATGTAAACCGCGAATTTTTATATACTTATTAATTGCAATTAATATCGGTATACAAACGCATTGATATTCATTCCAGCTCCAACCGAAGCAAAGATTAAAACATCTCCTTTTTTGATTTCTTGATTTTCTATTTTACCTTGAAGTACTTGATCAAAGAGCGTAGGAACAGTTGCAACACTACTATTTCCTAGATCGTGAATGCTCATTGGCATAACGTCTTTAGGAGGCGTTTTTTCATATAGTTTGTAGAAACGATGAACAATGGCTTCATCCATTTTTTCATTGGCTTGGTGAATCAATATTTTTTTGACATCATCAATACCTAAACCGCTTTTGTCTAGACAACTTTTCATTGCTGATGGGACATTACTCAACGCAAATTCATAGATCTTTCTACCATACATTTTAATGTATTTGGTTTCTGGATCTAAGTCTGGATTGTATGATTTACCGAAGAATAAATAACCTGCTTCGTCATTGGCAAAAGTAGCGCTTTCGTAAGATAAAAGTCCGCTTTCATCGTCTGAAGCCTCAATTATAGAAGCACCTGCACCGTCAGAATATATCATTGAATCACGGTCGTGATCATCTACTACTCTTGATAAGGTTTCTCCTCCAATTACCAAACAACGTTTTGCCATTCCTGACTTAATAAATGCATTAGCTTGCAAAACGCCTTCTATCCAACCTGGACATCCAAAAAGAAGGTCGTATGCCACGCATTTTGGATTCTGAATTTGCAATTTATGTTTTACTCTCGTGGCTAAACTTGGCAACATATCCGATTGTACAGTGCCGTGTTTTACATCGCCAAAGTTGTGTGCAAAAATGATATAATCTATTGTTTCTGGATCTATTTTAGCGTTTTCAATAGCTTTCTTGGCTGCAAAAAAACCTAAATCAGATGAGGTATATTGGTCGTTAGCATAACGTCTGTTTTCAATTCCAGTGATATTTTTGAACTTGTTGACTACTACTTCATTTGGATAACCAAAAGGACTTCCATCTTCGTTTAAAAAAACATGATCGGAAAAATCAGTGTTACTAACGCTTTTTTCAGGAATATAACTTCCTATTCCGCTTATTTTGATATTCATAAAATTCTATATTATAGTACGAATTTATCTTTTTTATCTGAAATAACTATAGCAAAACAGAAACTAAGTTAATTTATTATCATTATTTTAATAAAAACATTTGAAAAATGACAATTTAGTAGTTATTTATCTTGTTGCGCAATTTTTATTTGCATAATGGTGGATAAATTATGGGCTTGGTTTTTCATTCGTTCACAATTGAAGCCTTCAAAGTTTTCGTTGATGGCTGCTTCAAAGTGATTGAGCCAAATGTCAAATAATTCTTTGGTTAGATAGGATTTTGCGTTCACATCCAAATGAATTTGAGTTAAATTGTTGACATAACCACCCGTTCCTAAAATGGCTTGTGACCAAAAAGTAACCAGAATGGGTAAGTGTTCTTCTAGCTTTATCTTTACGACATCTGTGAAGATGTAACTAATTGTATCGTCAGCCAATAATTTTTTGTAGAATTCATCTACTACAATATATATTTCTTCTGGAGTTTGAATATCTTTCATTTTGGTTACATTTTAATTTTAAAGTTAGGTGATTTCAATTGTAATATAAAGATTAAAACCACAATTCATATGTATGAAAAAGGTTTCAAGGATTCTGAACTTAATTCAAAATGACACTTGAAACCTTATTCTTCGTACTTTAAGCTCGTACTTCTTATATTGATTTACATATATGCTTCAATTGGTGCACAAGAACAAACTAAATTTCTATCTCCGTAAGCATCATCTACACGACGCACACTTGGCCAAAATTTATTTTCTGCAATGTATTCTAGCGGGAAAGCTGCTTGTTCTCTAGTGTATGGAAAATTCCAAACATCAGTCGTAAGCATTGCTAGTGTATGTGGCGCATTGTGTAAAACGGTATTGTGATCGTCTGCATTAGCTACTTCAATCTCTTTTCGAATAGCAATCATAGCATCACAAAAACGATCTAATTCTGCTACATCTTCTGATTCAGTTGGTTCTATCATTAAAGTTCCTGCAACTGGGAAAGAAACCGTTGGCGCGTGGAATCCATAATCCATTAAACGTTTTGCAATATCGGTTACTTCAATTCCTTGTTGTTTAAATGCACGA from the Flavobacterium ammonificans genome contains:
- a CDS encoding acyl-CoA dehydrogenase, translating into MDFNLTEEHKMIQQAARDFAQNELLAGVIERDENQIFPADQIKKMGELGFMGMMVDPEYGGSGLDTISYVLAMEEISKVDASASVVMSVNNSLVCWGLQTYGTEEQKREWLPKLASGEIHGAFCLSEPEAGSDATSQKTTAIDMGDHYLVNGTKNWITNGNSASFYIVIAQTDIDKKSRGINALIMTKDMPGFSIGPKEQKMGIRGSDTHSLMFSDVKVPKANRIGEDGFGFKFAMKTLAGGRIGIAAQALGIASGAYELALKYSKERKAFGTEICNHQAIAFKLADMAVAIEAARHLCIKAAWDKDNHHNYDVSGAMAKLYASQVAMDTAIEAVQIHGGNGYVKEYHVERMMRDAKITQIYEGTSEIQKIVISRAVLAD
- a CDS encoding SDR family NAD(P)-dependent oxidoreductase, whose protein sequence is MKNIIVTGTSRGIGLELALQFASKGHHVLALSRTIPQTLLGNKNISCLSVDLAIESDLQKVSDYISTTWKQVDAIVHNAGSLLLKPFSETSQADFESIYKVNVFGVANLTRVALPYLQKGSHVVTISSMGGIQGSLKFAGLAAYSSSKGAVITLSELLAEEYKEKGIAFNVLALGAVQTEMLEEAFPGYQAPISAANMAQYIVDFTLTGNRYYNGKVLEVSSTNP
- a CDS encoding SprT-like domain-containing protein, yielding MNDTLARYIPEHAVRPVFELIVSNQVHLKIVNERQTRHGDYRRSLNGNHEITVNASLNQYKFLITLIHEIAHLAAFEKFGRHIKPHGNEWKITFQRLMVPFIRPEIFPQHLLPLLARHFRNPSASSDTDTTLSLALKQFDQQNDKNYVFEIPYGSIFRISNGKIFKKIAVRTKRFECLEISTGKTYLFNPNAEVELLKIN
- a CDS encoding ABC transporter ATP-binding protein — protein: MIEVTNVEKKFGSQKVLKGISTNFEAGQTSLVIGQSGSGKTVFLKSLLGIHEIDKGTIAFNGRVYGQMNKDEKRELRSEIGMVFQGSALFDSMTVEENIGFPLKMFTNKSPKEIKDRVDFVIDRVNLVEAHHKKPSEISGGMQKRVAIARAIVNNPKYLFCDEPNSGLDPKTATVIDNLIQEITKEYNITTVINTHDMNSVMEIGEKIVFLKNGLKAWEGTKEEIFKTDNKAVVDFVYSSNLFKKVREAVLNGH
- a CDS encoding MlaE family ABC transporter permease; this translates as MILIKYLTQIGSYFLMLKDMFNRPVKWSVMKQLILKEIEDLIIDSLGIVCFISFFVGGVVAIQTALNLTNPLIPRYLIGFATRQSVILEFAPTFISIIMAGKMGSFITSSIGTMRVTEQIDALEVMGVNSLNYLVFPKIVALFLYPFIIGIAMFLGIFGGYLAAVFGGFATETEFINGLQVEFIPFHITYAFIKTLAFAFILATIPSFHGYYMKGGALEVGKASTISFVWTSVVIIIVNYLLTQILLS
- a CDS encoding glycosyltransferase, giving the protein MKYYIVIPTYNEEQFIALTLQSLADQTVLPSKVIVVNDNSTDSTPEIVLAFAEKYPWISLVTKNSSAVHLPGSKVIQAFQKGLESIDEDYDLIVKVDSDLIFPTNYFETIIQHFNSDSSIGMVGGFCYIEKNGEWILENLTDKDHIRGALKAYRKATFKQIGGLRAQMGWDTVDELLCKFYNWKVVTNESLHVKHLKPTGANYNKTARYKQGEAFYTLGYGFIITAIASLKLALRKGKPLLFLDYLLGFWKAKLANKPMLVTDEQAKFIRKYRLQKMKNKLFQ
- a CDS encoding methyltransferase, whose protein sequence is MYEKTFPNKRFKHTLEFLQKHITTSETIFDLGVPNPFSKIMIENGYTVKNTSGEDLDNNQTAIQNEDYTVFTAFEIFEHLLNPYTILQNVKSDKLLISIPLRLWFSPAYRSKTDMWDRHYHEFEDWQLDWLLEKTGWKIIAREKFTHPVKKIGFRPLLRFFTPRYYIVYAEKIK
- a CDS encoding 3-oxoacyl-ACP synthase III family protein, whose amino-acid sequence is MNIKISGIGSYIPEKSVSNTDFSDHVFLNEDGSPFGYPNEVVVNKFKNITGIENRRYANDQYTSSDLGFFAAKKAIENAKIDPETIDYIIFAHNFGDVKHGTVQSDMLPSLATRVKHKLQIQNPKCVAYDLLFGCPGWIEGVLQANAFIKSGMAKRCLVIGGETLSRVVDDHDRDSMIYSDGAGASIIEASDDESGLLSYESATFANDEAGYLFFGKSYNPDLDPETKYIKMYGRKIYEFALSNVPSAMKSCLDKSGLGIDDVKKILIHQANEKMDEAIVHRFYKLYEKTPPKDVMPMSIHDLGNSSVATVPTLFDQVLQGKIENQEIKKGDVLIFASVGAGMNINAFVYRY
- a CDS encoding group III truncated hemoglobin; its protein translation is MKDIQTPEEIYIVVDEFYKKLLADDTISYIFTDVVKIKLEEHLPILVTFWSQAILGTGGYVNNLTQIHLDVNAKSYLTKELFDIWLNHFEAAINENFEGFNCERMKNQAHNLSTIMQIKIAQQDK